From one Deltaproteobacteria bacterium genomic stretch:
- a CDS encoding ABC transporter ATP-binding protein: MGADILEARNLKTFFSLPEGVLRAVDGVSFRIREGESLGLVGESGCGKSVTALSLMRLVPDPPGKILEGEIFFKGSDLMKLPEREMRKIRGSRISMVFQEPATSMNPSYTIGNQMKEVIRFHQGGKGSRVEEKALEVLRDVQIPDPRRVLSQYPHELSGGMLQRVMIAMALSCEPVLMICDEPTTALDVSTQAQIIQLLGDLRERRRMSLLFITHDLGVLSWVCTSAAVMYAGKIVEHGAINQVLKDPIHPYTRALIGATPRMDRDMDRLKVISGTVPNLVDLPPGCTFWPRCPLSRKACREEAPVLNDRGDGHHAACHFC; the protein is encoded by the coding sequence ATGGGAGCGGATATCCTGGAGGCGAGAAATCTTAAGACCTTTTTTTCCCTTCCCGAAGGAGTCCTGCGGGCGGTCGACGGGGTGTCTTTCCGTATCCGTGAAGGTGAGAGCCTGGGCCTGGTCGGCGAGTCCGGATGCGGTAAGTCGGTCACGGCTCTGAGCCTCATGCGACTGGTCCCTGACCCGCCCGGAAAGATCCTGGAAGGAGAGATCTTTTTCAAGGGATCGGATCTCATGAAACTCCCGGAAAGAGAGATGCGGAAGATCCGGGGAAGCCGAATTTCCATGGTCTTCCAGGAGCCCGCTACCTCCATGAACCCTTCCTATACCATTGGGAACCAAATGAAGGAGGTCATTCGTTTCCACCAGGGGGGAAAGGGATCCCGGGTTGAGGAAAAGGCCCTGGAGGTCCTCCGTGATGTTCAGATCCCGGATCCAAGGCGGGTTTTGTCCCAGTATCCCCACGAGTTGTCGGGTGGAATGCTTCAAAGGGTCATGATCGCCATGGCCCTTTCCTGTGAACCCGTCCTGATGATCTGTGACGAGCCTACCACCGCCCTGGACGTCTCCACTCAGGCCCAGATTATTCAACTCCTGGGGGACCTGAGGGAGCGCCGGAGAATGTCTCTTCTCTTCATCACCCACGACCTGGGGGTCTTGTCTTGGGTTTGTACGTCCGCCGCGGTCATGTATGCGGGAAAGATAGTGGAGCACGGGGCCATTAACCAGGTGTTGAAGGATCCGATCCATCCCTATACCCGGGCCCTGATCGGGGCCACCCCCAGGATGGACAGAGATATGGACAGGCTGAAGGTCATTTCGGGGACGGTTCCAAATCTTGTTGACTTGCCACCGGGATGCACTTTTTGGCCTCGATGCCCCCTGTCGAGAAAGGCGTGTCGGGAGGAGGCACCGGTATTGAATGACAGGGGAGACGGCCACCATGCCGCCTGCCATTTTTGCTAG
- a CDS encoding ABC transporter permease, with translation MKEILRRFRRHRLAVVGAGVVSVLILVAVFAPLLAPQDPDYMDLGSILNPPSRHHFLGTDHLGRDLLSRLIYGTRVSLIVGLGSVGFAIVVGGLCGLLAGYFGGLIDVVIMRLLDIIWAFPPILLALAFVAVRGASLTGVILAIGLVGIPGYARIVRSSVLSVKEKDFVLAARASGISDMSILLTHVLPNVAAPLIVVASLGAATAIMLESILSFLGLGLQPPASSWGLMISEGQKYLRTHPYYSLFPGMAIMILVFALNVLGDGLRDAWDPKLKN, from the coding sequence TTGAAGGAGATCCTTCGAAGATTCAGGAGACATCGGTTGGCCGTTGTGGGTGCCGGTGTGGTGTCTGTTCTCATTTTGGTGGCCGTCTTTGCTCCATTACTGGCACCCCAGGATCCCGATTACATGGACCTGGGAAGCATTCTGAATCCACCCTCCCGGCATCACTTTTTGGGAACGGATCACCTGGGCCGCGATCTCCTGAGCAGGTTGATTTATGGAACCCGCGTGTCCTTGATCGTTGGCCTTGGATCCGTGGGATTCGCAATCGTGGTGGGGGGGCTCTGCGGTCTTTTGGCGGGTTATTTCGGGGGCCTTATCGATGTTGTGATCATGCGGCTCCTGGATATTATCTGGGCCTTCCCGCCCATTCTCCTGGCCCTGGCCTTTGTGGCGGTCCGGGGGGCCAGCCTCACGGGTGTTATTTTGGCCATCGGTCTGGTCGGGATACCCGGATACGCCCGAATTGTGAGATCCTCTGTGTTGAGCGTGAAGGAGAAAGATTTCGTCCTGGCGGCCAGGGCCTCGGGGATCAGCGATATGAGCATCCTCTTGACCCATGTGCTTCCGAACGTGGCGGCCCCCCTGATCGTTGTGGCCAGCCTGGGGGCCGCAACCGCGATCATGCTTGAGTCCATCTTGAGTTTCCTGGGGTTGGGTCTTCAACCTCCAGCAAGCTCCTGGGGGTTGATGATCAGTGAGGGCCAGAAGTACCTCAGGACTCATCCATACTATTCTCTTTTCCCCGGGATGGCGATCATGATCCTTGTTTTCGCCTTGAATGTCCTGGGAGACGGGTTACGGGACGCCTGGGATCCAAAATTGAAGAACTGA
- a CDS encoding ATP-binding cassette domain-containing protein → MGAVDPRPLLEVRELKKYFYIKKGFKRPKILKAVDGISLRLDEGEVLGVVGESGCGKSTLGRTVLRLLPPTSGTILFEGTPILELKGRDLRRLRSRMQIIFQDPYSSLNPRLTVRRMLDQILRSHGVMDPEERRVRSLETLVRVGLQPIHLDRYPHEFSGGQRQRIAIARAMILNPDFIVADEPSSALDMSIQAQILNLMKALREEYHISYLFITHNLAAARFLCDRIAVMYLGKIVEEAGHDEFYGNPRHPYTKALLSLCPVPDPDQVARAVPLRGEVPSPIDPPGGCRFHPRCPEAMAVCREEEPRLKELTAGHLVACHKA, encoded by the coding sequence ATGGGTGCGGTGGATCCCCGGCCCCTGTTGGAAGTCCGGGAACTCAAAAAGTATTTTTACATCAAGAAGGGTTTTAAGCGGCCCAAAATCCTGAAGGCGGTGGACGGGATCAGTCTCCGGCTGGATGAGGGGGAGGTCCTCGGAGTGGTGGGTGAGAGTGGATGCGGGAAGAGTACGCTGGGCCGAACTGTTCTCCGTCTCCTTCCTCCCACTTCGGGGACGATTTTGTTCGAGGGCACCCCCATACTGGAACTAAAGGGAAGGGATCTCAGGAGACTGCGGAGCAGGATGCAGATCATCTTTCAAGATCCTTACTCTTCCCTCAATCCCCGGTTGACAGTGCGCCGAATGCTGGATCAGATCCTTCGTTCCCACGGGGTGATGGACCCGGAAGAGCGCCGTGTCCGGAGTCTTGAGACCCTTGTGAGGGTAGGGCTTCAACCCATCCATCTGGACAGATATCCTCACGAGTTCTCAGGCGGCCAGAGGCAGCGGATCGCCATCGCCAGGGCCATGATCTTGAACCCGGACTTCATCGTCGCGGATGAACCATCGAGCGCCCTGGATATGTCGATCCAGGCCCAGATCCTGAACCTTATGAAGGCGCTGCGGGAGGAGTATCATATCTCTTACCTTTTCATCACCCATAATCTGGCCGCCGCACGTTTTCTGTGCGATCGGATTGCAGTGATGTATCTGGGGAAGATAGTCGAGGAAGCCGGGCACGACGAGTTTTACGGCAACCCCCGGCATCCATACACAAAGGCGCTTCTCTCCCTCTGCCCGGTTCCGGATCCTGATCAGGTGGCCCGTGCCGTTCCCCTGAGGGGAGAGGTGCCCTCCCCCATTGATCCTCCCGGAGGGTGTCGTTTTCACCCACGTTGCCCCGAGGCGATGGCTGTTTGCAGGGAAGAAGAACCCCGCCTAAAAGAGTTGACAGCAGGCCACCTGGTTGCTTGCCACAAAGCATGA
- a CDS encoding reductive dehalogenase — MDKGPRDGWMAEEENEVKKLSLAEWEAKYIVEKLEQFDQKHTMFERPGWDPDIHGAVESWAIRGTVSRKPGYRLEEWALHWASRRGTLMNFFNTSKPASGKEAKLLAKGLAGLETTLLATASQGPPPGAELTSQDPEELSRTIKKAALWFGADMVGICRLDRRFLYSHVYDAMPYMGKGSDELVRGDSVPQEIPESYQWAVVMGFEQDYDLISRYPTFWSNAASSMGYSRLTITNHYLSTFIRNLGFQAIDCAINDVALSIPLAMLAGLGDLGRNGLLITPAYGPRVRISQVLTDMPLVADQPIDFGVTEFCEACEICAEKCPSQSILYGDRTAEPNNISNAAGALKWPINAETCRMYWGKINQGCTACMAACPFNKLDTPFHRMVRWFVDHARWGDRFYVWMDKIMGYGRPRPVDHFWDEWKPGRRKGLFR, encoded by the coding sequence TTGGACAAAGGACCGCGGGACGGCTGGATGGCCGAGGAGGAGAACGAAGTGAAAAAACTGTCACTTGCTGAATGGGAAGCGAAATACATTGTAGAAAAGCTCGAACAGTTTGACCAAAAACATACCATGTTCGAACGTCCGGGATGGGATCCTGACATCCATGGCGCGGTCGAGAGTTGGGCTATTCGGGGAACGGTGAGCCGGAAACCGGGCTACCGGCTGGAAGAATGGGCGCTCCACTGGGCAAGCCGGCGTGGAACCCTGATGAATTTTTTCAATACCTCAAAGCCTGCCAGTGGAAAAGAAGCAAAGCTGTTGGCCAAGGGTTTGGCCGGCCTTGAGACCACCCTTCTCGCCACCGCCTCCCAGGGACCTCCCCCTGGGGCGGAGCTCACGAGTCAGGATCCGGAGGAACTTTCCAGGACGATCAAGAAAGCGGCGCTCTGGTTCGGCGCCGATATGGTGGGTATCTGCCGTCTGGATCGGCGTTTCCTTTACTCCCATGTTTACGATGCCATGCCTTATATGGGCAAGGGGTCGGATGAGCTGGTAAGGGGCGATTCCGTGCCCCAGGAGATCCCTGAGTCCTATCAGTGGGCCGTTGTGATGGGGTTTGAACAGGACTACGATCTCATATCCCGTTACCCGACCTTCTGGTCCAATGCCGCTTCCAGCATGGGATACAGCCGCCTTACAATTACCAATCATTATCTCTCCACCTTTATTCGAAATCTGGGATTCCAGGCCATTGATTGCGCCATCAACGACGTGGCCCTCTCTATCCCCTTGGCAATGCTGGCCGGTCTTGGAGACCTCGGGCGAAACGGGTTGCTGATCACTCCGGCATACGGGCCGAGGGTCAGAATCAGCCAGGTGCTTACGGACATGCCCCTCGTGGCTGATCAACCCATCGATTTCGGGGTGACCGAATTTTGCGAGGCCTGCGAGATCTGCGCCGAGAAATGCCCGTCCCAGTCCATCCTGTACGGAGATCGTACGGCGGAACCCAATAATATATCCAACGCTGCCGGGGCCTTGAAGTGGCCCATCAATGCCGAGACATGCCGAATGTACTGGGGCAAGATCAATCAGGGATGCACGGCATGTATGGCCGCGTGCCCTTTCAACAAGTTAGACACTCCTTTTCACAGGATGGTGCGGTGGTTTGTGGACCACGCCCGGTGGGGTGATCGCTTCTACGTTTGGATGGATAAGATAATGGGCTATGGCAGGCCACGGCCGGTCGATCATTTTTGGGATGAATGGAAGCCCGGCCGGAGGAAGGGCCTTTTCCGTTGA